Proteins found in one Exiguobacterium sp. 9-2 genomic segment:
- the galE gene encoding UDP-glucose 4-epimerase GalE — protein sequence MATLVVGGAGYIGSHAVYQLIDAGKDVVVIDHLQSGHREAVHPRARLYEGDIRDRAFLDRVFTEETIEQVIHFAAFSLVGESMTEPLRYFDNNVYGTQVLLEAMIAHDIKQIVFSSTAATYGEQEQMPILETAETRPTNAYGETKLMMEKMMRWSEQAYGLRYVALRYFNVAGARVTGEIGEDHTPETHLIPLVLEVANRQRSEISIYGDDYPTPDGTCIRDYIHVEDLIDAHMRALDYLADGNESTVFNLGSSQGFSVREIIEAARRVTGHPIPERIIERRAGDPSILIAGSAKAKEVLGWTPQRTDIETIIRDAWNWHAHNPEGYRTSVR from the coding sequence ATGGCAACTTTAGTCGTAGGTGGAGCTGGTTATATCGGCTCCCATGCTGTCTATCAATTGATTGATGCCGGAAAGGATGTCGTCGTCATCGACCATCTGCAGTCCGGTCACCGTGAAGCGGTTCATCCGCGGGCACGTCTATATGAAGGAGACATACGCGATCGTGCTTTTCTCGATCGCGTCTTTACGGAAGAGACGATTGAGCAGGTCATCCATTTCGCTGCTTTTTCACTCGTTGGCGAGTCGATGACGGAACCATTACGCTACTTTGATAACAACGTTTACGGGACACAAGTGTTGCTCGAAGCGATGATTGCCCATGACATTAAACAGATCGTCTTTTCTTCGACGGCAGCCACATACGGTGAACAGGAGCAGATGCCGATTCTCGAAACAGCAGAAACGCGTCCGACGAATGCCTATGGTGAGACGAAGTTGATGATGGAGAAGATGATGCGATGGTCTGAACAAGCATATGGCTTACGTTATGTCGCATTACGTTACTTCAACGTTGCCGGTGCGCGCGTAACAGGAGAAATCGGGGAAGATCATACGCCGGAAACCCATCTAATCCCGCTCGTCCTCGAAGTTGCCAACCGACAACGGTCAGAAATTTCGATCTATGGCGATGATTATCCAACGCCTGACGGTACCTGTATTCGTGATTACATCCATGTCGAGGACTTGATCGACGCCCATATGCGAGCACTTGATTATTTGGCTGATGGAAACGAGAGTACGGTCTTTAACCTCGGTTCAAGCCAAGGGTTTTCAGTTCGGGAAATCATTGAAGCAGCCCGTCGCGTGACGGGACATCCGATTCCAGAACGGATCATTGAACGTCGTGCAGGGGATCCGAGTATCTTAATCGCCGGATCTGCCAAAGCAAAAGAAGTTCTCGGCTGGACACCACAACGTACCGACATCGAAACGATCATCCGTGATGCTTGGAATTGGCATGCGCACAATCCAGAAGGGTACCGGACGAGCGTTCGTTAA
- a CDS encoding beta-galactosidase codes for MYLGVDYYPEQTPRALWEEDFRLMKELGVNVVRLAEFAWSMMEPEEGVYDFSFWDDVIERLSAEGFDIVLGTPTATPPAWLCTKYPEILPVDENGVTISFGARRHYTVHSETYQRLSVKITEEMAKRYGQHPRVIGWQTDNEYGHEKSDRSYGAVDRAAFQRWLKNRYGTLDALNEAWGTVFWSQTYTAWDQIPVPRKVYQEHNPSLLVDFDRFCADGYTYYNKLQVDVLRRYIPENVFITHNLVYSDMAVNQQQMAQDLDYVAFDNYPVWGGLPEPNRFEKMASDHDLCRSSKQGKGFWVMEQLSGAQGWSKIGYLPRPGHIRLWTYQAVARGAEAIVYFRFRAAHFGTEEFCHGIIDHDGKPKRKFEEVKQIMTELNTYGDEINASRYDAKVGVYFDQENVWAWTHQPHSDAFDFRTEFVRFYGGAVRQQVATDIVFPGDDLSRYKLIIVPLYFLTNPTFDDALIAYMEQGGHVIFTYRTGVKDAQNHVVPTTLPGKFAPYAGIEIDEYESLQSVQQHQVAGIGEMSGQSSTARLWCDLITPTTAETLAVYEDTFYEGVAAVTRNAYKGMITYIGSSIDDAMIDTIYRQAFTEAGIEMIDAPDQVEIIRRHGEQRDFLFLMNHDTKEARDVTLDGTYQALTKEKTYRGTVRLAPLETLILTT; via the coding sequence ATGTATTTAGGAGTCGATTATTATCCAGAACAAACACCACGAGCACTATGGGAGGAAGACTTCCGACTGATGAAGGAACTTGGTGTCAACGTCGTTCGTCTCGCAGAATTCGCTTGGTCGATGATGGAGCCGGAAGAAGGCGTCTATGACTTTAGCTTTTGGGATGACGTCATCGAACGTTTGAGTGCGGAAGGATTCGATATCGTACTCGGGACACCAACCGCGACACCACCTGCGTGGTTGTGTACGAAGTATCCAGAAATCTTACCGGTCGATGAGAACGGTGTGACGATCAGCTTTGGTGCTCGTCGCCATTATACGGTCCACAGCGAAACGTACCAACGACTATCCGTCAAGATCACGGAAGAGATGGCGAAACGATACGGTCAACATCCTCGTGTTATCGGGTGGCAAACGGATAATGAATATGGGCATGAGAAATCGGATCGTTCTTACGGTGCTGTCGACCGCGCTGCTTTTCAGCGCTGGTTAAAGAACCGTTACGGAACGCTTGATGCTTTGAACGAAGCATGGGGAACCGTCTTCTGGAGTCAGACGTACACGGCGTGGGATCAAATCCCGGTACCGCGTAAAGTCTATCAGGAACATAACCCATCCCTGCTCGTCGACTTCGATCGTTTTTGTGCCGACGGCTATACGTACTACAACAAATTACAAGTCGATGTCTTACGTCGCTACATCCCAGAGAACGTCTTCATCACGCACAACCTCGTCTACAGTGACATGGCGGTCAATCAACAGCAAATGGCGCAAGATCTCGATTACGTCGCGTTCGATAACTACCCGGTCTGGGGTGGACTACCGGAGCCGAACCGGTTCGAGAAGATGGCAAGCGATCATGATCTTTGCCGCTCTTCGAAGCAAGGAAAAGGCTTCTGGGTCATGGAACAGTTGAGTGGCGCACAAGGCTGGAGTAAAATCGGTTACTTGCCACGACCAGGGCATATTCGTCTCTGGACGTATCAAGCAGTCGCGCGGGGAGCAGAAGCGATCGTCTACTTCCGATTCCGGGCTGCTCATTTTGGAACAGAGGAGTTCTGTCACGGCATCATCGATCATGATGGAAAACCGAAACGGAAATTCGAAGAAGTCAAACAGATCATGACGGAACTGAATACGTATGGCGATGAGATTAACGCGAGCCGTTACGACGCGAAGGTTGGTGTCTATTTCGATCAAGAAAACGTCTGGGCGTGGACGCATCAGCCGCACAGTGATGCGTTTGATTTTCGGACGGAGTTCGTCCGCTTCTATGGCGGAGCGGTTCGTCAACAAGTCGCAACCGACATCGTCTTCCCAGGTGATGATTTATCTCGTTATAAACTGATCATCGTTCCACTCTATTTCTTGACGAATCCTACGTTCGATGACGCCTTGATTGCGTACATGGAACAAGGCGGTCACGTCATCTTCACGTACCGGACAGGTGTCAAAGATGCACAAAATCATGTCGTACCGACGACGTTACCGGGTAAATTCGCACCGTATGCGGGTATTGAAATCGACGAATATGAGTCACTTCAATCCGTTCAGCAACATCAGGTGGCAGGTATCGGCGAGATGTCAGGACAATCCTCAACAGCGCGCCTCTGGTGTGACTTGATCACACCAACGACAGCAGAGACGCTTGCTGTCTATGAAGATACGTTCTACGAGGGTGTAGCGGCTGTGACGCGCAATGCCTATAAAGGAATGATTACCTACATCGGCTCATCGATTGATGATGCGATGATTGATACAATTTACCGTCAAGCGTTCACAGAGGCTGGCATCGAGATGATCGATGCTCCGGATCAAGTTGAAATCATTCGTCGTCACGGCGAACAACGCGATTTCCTCTTCTTGATGAATCATGACACGAAAGAAGCACGGGACGTCACGCTCGACGGAACATACCAAGCATTGACAAAGGAAAAGACATATCGTGGAACGGTCCGACTCGCACCACTCGAGACACTGATTCTGACGACGTAA
- a CDS encoding alpha-galactosidase, whose amino-acid sequence MAIFEVAGRRFVVEGKRVAHVVTVGANGKLIHTYFGAKLPYRDDYEALPSPVVAHSSFESPDGVATYDFVPFGEMLYTEPTLKSEREDGQRIHQFQFERSEQTETKLTLWLFDSLQEMRVGVQYELFEDYDIIGRSIVVENTGRLPVRLTAAQSFAMGRWHQPNLKLHHFAGMWTGEFKKQITPVTPGRQTIESRRGVTSHQANPWFALEQDATEDGGEVVYGHFAYSGNWAIHVEQDAFGFVQLSGGMNPFDFSWKLSHQQQLTTPTFYIGYADGFADMSAHAHAFQRDVIMPRATDRPVLYNSWEATYFDVTESGQRELVDLAAGIGCELFVVDDGWFGERHSDQAGLGDWQVNREKFPNGLEPLISYVKQQGLQFGLWVEPEMVNPDSDLYRAHPDWIYHARDAVRTTSRNQYVLNLGLPEVEQFILEMMDDLLTHHAIDYIKWDMNRAFSEPGVPKDQTDRQQELWKRHVDALYRIFDELRRLHPTVDFEACAGGGGRIDLGILARTEQVWTSDNTDPLDRLQIQHDFSYAYNAKMMSCWVTDGPNWLNGRNVPLATRFVSSMQGTLGIGGNLSEWSTDELAEAKGWIETYQAIRPTIQRGIQYRLSSFTQQTPSVMQYTSEEETVLLAIAPLRQYGIHQYHFKLKGLDPTMRYQVEDRTLSGAYLMQQGLTFSYTTDYEARCLRIQPVHRALSLLESKETIV is encoded by the coding sequence ATGGCAATCTTTGAAGTAGCAGGACGTCGTTTCGTCGTCGAGGGGAAACGGGTCGCTCACGTCGTGACAGTCGGTGCGAACGGGAAGCTGATTCACACCTATTTCGGTGCCAAGTTACCGTACCGGGATGATTATGAAGCATTACCGAGTCCGGTCGTCGCACACAGTTCGTTTGAATCACCAGACGGCGTCGCGACGTATGATTTCGTACCATTCGGCGAGATGTTGTACACGGAGCCAACTTTGAAATCGGAACGAGAGGACGGACAACGGATTCACCAGTTCCAGTTTGAACGCTCCGAGCAGACAGAAACGAAACTGACATTGTGGCTTTTTGATTCCTTGCAGGAGATGCGTGTCGGAGTGCAATATGAACTGTTTGAAGATTACGATATCATCGGTCGTTCGATTGTCGTCGAAAATACAGGACGATTACCTGTTCGTTTAACAGCAGCCCAGTCCTTTGCGATGGGACGTTGGCATCAACCGAATTTAAAACTGCATCACTTCGCTGGGATGTGGACAGGTGAGTTCAAGAAACAAATCACACCGGTGACACCAGGACGCCAGACGATTGAAAGTCGGCGCGGGGTGACGAGTCATCAAGCGAATCCTTGGTTCGCACTCGAGCAGGATGCGACAGAAGACGGCGGTGAAGTCGTTTACGGACATTTTGCCTATTCGGGTAACTGGGCGATTCACGTCGAACAAGATGCGTTTGGTTTCGTTCAGCTATCGGGTGGCATGAATCCGTTTGATTTCAGTTGGAAACTATCACATCAACAACAGTTGACGACACCGACGTTCTACATCGGGTATGCGGACGGTTTCGCAGATATGAGCGCCCATGCGCATGCGTTCCAACGTGATGTCATCATGCCGCGTGCGACTGATCGTCCAGTTCTCTATAATTCATGGGAAGCGACCTATTTCGATGTGACGGAATCTGGTCAACGTGAACTCGTCGATCTTGCAGCAGGAATCGGCTGTGAACTGTTTGTCGTCGATGACGGTTGGTTCGGTGAACGCCATTCCGATCAAGCGGGACTCGGGGACTGGCAAGTCAATCGGGAAAAGTTTCCGAATGGTCTAGAGCCTTTGATCTCATATGTGAAACAACAAGGGTTACAGTTCGGGCTATGGGTCGAACCGGAGATGGTCAATCCGGATTCTGATCTATACCGGGCGCATCCGGATTGGATTTATCATGCACGGGATGCGGTTCGGACGACGTCACGGAATCAATACGTCTTAAATCTAGGATTACCAGAAGTTGAGCAATTCATTCTCGAGATGATGGATGACTTGCTGACGCATCACGCGATCGACTACATCAAATGGGACATGAACCGTGCCTTCTCGGAACCGGGTGTTCCAAAAGACCAGACGGATCGCCAACAGGAATTATGGAAACGTCACGTCGATGCATTGTACCGGATCTTTGATGAATTGCGTCGCTTGCATCCGACGGTCGACTTCGAAGCCTGTGCCGGTGGTGGCGGACGAATTGATCTCGGGATCCTCGCACGGACGGAGCAAGTCTGGACAAGTGATAACACGGATCCACTCGATCGCTTACAAATTCAGCATGACTTCTCTTACGCTTATAACGCGAAGATGATGAGCTGCTGGGTAACGGACGGACCGAACTGGTTAAATGGACGCAACGTGCCACTTGCGACACGCTTCGTCTCCTCGATGCAAGGAACGCTCGGGATCGGTGGTAACTTAAGCGAGTGGTCGACGGATGAGTTAGCGGAAGCAAAAGGCTGGATCGAGACCTATCAAGCGATTCGTCCGACAATCCAACGCGGCATCCAGTACCGTCTTTCATCCTTCACACAACAGACACCAAGCGTCATGCAGTATACATCGGAAGAAGAAACAGTCTTGCTCGCGATCGCGCCACTTCGGCAATACGGAATACATCAGTATCACTTCAAGCTAAAAGGACTCGACCCAACAATGCGCTACCAAGTCGAGGACCGGACGTTAAGCGGTGCCTACTTGATGCAACAAGGCTTGACGTTCTCATACACGACGGATTATGAAGCCCGCTGTCTGCGGATTCAGCCGGTCCATCGTGCGCTCTCACTACTCGAATCAAAGGAGACGATCGTATGA
- a CDS encoding UDP-glucose--hexose-1-phosphate uridylyltransferase yields the protein MNELIQQLVAQAIQKRLIEPEDAIYARNRILARVGQDDFEEMTDVPSRPIPDILDDMIEVLITNGQLPARLEDKEQFAADVMDIFVARPSDVTAAFRRLYAESPVAATDYFYQLSQASNYIQTKRIAKNKRYQAETAYGTIDVTINLSKPEKDPREIAAARTEAPTTSNYPTCLLCVENVGYAGRANHPARANHRIVPLTLLEEPWALQYSPYVYYNEHSIILSQEHRDMVINRDAFARLIAFVEQFPHYFAGSNADLPIVGGSILTHDHYQGGRYTFAMDRAKTLTSFTFPDQPTVTGETLHWPLSVLRLKSKDASALLNAATTVYETWLTYTDESQEIRSHTGETRHNTVTPIARQRDGQFELDLVLRNNRTSAEHPDGIFHTHADIHHIKRENIGLIEVMGLAVLPARLLQELQQVEQFITGEVDEVAVAHADWAQELKQAYVGQHVTTYVEQAVAAKFVRGLEDCGVFKQTEEGQAAFGRFVQLVTRQPVEEQR from the coding sequence ATGAATGAACTCATCCAACAGTTAGTAGCGCAAGCGATCCAGAAACGCTTGATTGAACCGGAAGATGCGATCTACGCCCGGAACCGGATTCTAGCACGAGTCGGTCAAGATGACTTTGAAGAAATGACCGACGTACCATCTCGCCCGATTCCCGATATATTGGATGACATGATTGAAGTGTTGATCACGAATGGACAGTTACCGGCACGTCTTGAAGACAAAGAGCAGTTCGCAGCAGATGTGATGGACATCTTCGTTGCCCGTCCATCTGACGTGACGGCGGCATTCCGCCGTCTATACGCTGAATCACCGGTAGCGGCAACAGATTACTTCTATCAACTGAGCCAAGCGAGTAACTACATCCAAACGAAACGGATCGCTAAAAATAAACGGTATCAAGCAGAGACGGCTTACGGGACGATCGATGTCACGATCAACTTATCGAAGCCGGAAAAAGATCCACGTGAAATCGCGGCAGCTCGGACGGAAGCACCGACGACGTCGAACTATCCGACCTGTCTGTTGTGCGTCGAAAACGTCGGCTACGCGGGCCGTGCGAATCACCCAGCCCGTGCGAATCACCGAATCGTTCCGCTAACACTGCTGGAAGAACCGTGGGCATTACAATACTCACCGTACGTCTATTACAACGAACATAGCATCATCCTGTCGCAGGAACATCGTGACATGGTCATCAATCGGGATGCCTTTGCACGTCTGATTGCCTTCGTTGAGCAGTTTCCACATTACTTCGCTGGTTCGAACGCTGACCTGCCGATTGTTGGTGGATCGATCCTGACGCATGATCATTATCAGGGCGGACGCTATACGTTTGCGATGGACCGAGCAAAAACTTTAACATCCTTTACGTTCCCGGATCAGCCGACAGTCACTGGGGAGACATTACACTGGCCACTGAGTGTGTTGCGTCTGAAGAGTAAAGATGCGTCGGCATTACTCAATGCTGCGACGACCGTCTATGAGACATGGTTGACGTACACGGATGAGAGTCAAGAGATTCGTTCACATACTGGTGAGACGCGACACAATACAGTGACGCCGATCGCCCGTCAACGTGATGGACAATTCGAGCTCGATCTCGTCTTACGGAACAACCGGACGTCAGCAGAACATCCGGACGGTATTTTCCATACGCATGCCGATATTCACCACATCAAGCGAGAAAATATCGGTTTGATCGAAGTGATGGGACTAGCAGTCTTACCGGCACGCCTGCTTCAAGAGTTGCAACAGGTCGAACAGTTCATCACAGGTGAAGTCGACGAAGTAGCTGTCGCTCATGCTGACTGGGCGCAAGAACTAAAACAAGCGTATGTCGGACAACATGTCACGACATACGTCGAGCAAGCGGTCGCTGCGAAATTCGTACGTGGTCTCGAAGACTGTGGCGTCTTTAAACAGACAGAGGAAGGTCAGGCGGCGTTCGGGCGATTCGTTCAACTCGTGACGCGCCAACCAGTGGAGGAACAACGATGA
- a CDS encoding carbohydrate ABC transporter permease, with the protein MDVESKKSRWMINLVLALASIVWLFPIFVMFKESLRVNGFDNYIATLQNPNFPTFVFNSFFVAFFMIIISITILAFAAFAFSKLEFAGKRLLFNMVLAGLMLPVASMIVPLFFTLRSFDGLNNHWGLIGAEVAFFLPFGLMLIKGYFDELPNELMEAAYIDGATILEVFFKVMLPLAKPALATALIYAFLNSWNEYLMVLTFMTDPAYQTVTMAPSFFKDALGGDPGKIYASLVLISLPTMIFYIFFQRFFQKGMTAGAVK; encoded by the coding sequence ATGGATGTAGAATCTAAAAAAAGCCGCTGGATGATTAACCTCGTATTGGCGCTTGCGTCAATCGTCTGGTTATTCCCAATTTTCGTCATGTTCAAAGAGAGTCTTCGCGTCAATGGATTCGATAACTATATTGCGACATTGCAAAACCCGAACTTCCCGACATTCGTCTTCAACAGTTTCTTTGTCGCTTTCTTCATGATCATCATCTCGATCACGATTTTGGCGTTCGCAGCGTTCGCTTTCTCGAAGCTTGAGTTTGCTGGAAAACGTCTTTTGTTCAACATGGTCCTTGCTGGACTCATGTTACCGGTCGCTTCGATGATCGTACCCTTGTTCTTCACGCTTCGTTCATTTGACGGGCTGAACAACCACTGGGGACTGATCGGAGCGGAAGTTGCCTTCTTCTTACCATTCGGTCTGATGCTTATCAAAGGATACTTTGATGAATTGCCAAACGAATTGATGGAAGCAGCGTATATCGATGGTGCGACGATTCTTGAAGTCTTCTTCAAAGTCATGCTACCGCTCGCAAAACCAGCGCTCGCAACAGCTTTAATCTATGCGTTCCTTAACTCATGGAACGAGTACTTGATGGTTCTTACGTTCATGACCGACCCTGCTTATCAGACAGTCACGATGGCACCAAGTTTCTTCAAGGATGCGCTTGGCGGGGACCCAGGGAAAATCTACGCTTCACTTGTTTTGATCAGTTTACCGACGATGATCTTCTATATCTTCTTCCAACGTTTCTTCCAAAAAGGGATGACGGCGGGTGCAGTAAAATAA
- a CDS encoding ABC transporter substrate-binding protein yields MKFKKTKLVAAASVLTLSAFLAACGGEDEQQTKTKDGKTIVTWWGWAPQPEAGKTVVDAFNKSQDKYVVQFKRYSEDYEKQLQVAMLSGKGPDIIGLKEPMIQQYKDRVVPVDSYMDKAAGKGWKDKFVELGIEQTTIDGKQYAVPIGFTGQAYLMYNKTMLDKYGVTPPKNYKETVSAVKKIKDSGDKVIPLMLGAKDAWIDIDVYNVLSHQVAPGYIQKVLSGQAKWTDDEMVKTAQVWQDLFKDKVFQEGALGLATYNDGMNQFFDKKAAMWVIGSWEAHSMTTAEKKDKWKIKDELGFVPLPNLVGGTEQPVIASIDMALGVNKESKQQEGAAEFIAFMSQGKGQEVYMGEFEMAPGIKDVKVDSDAAFTSEGEKESYKMLNDTLAKAVASRGIRDTKLNDILGKELQNIATGQDPKESLQRVQDAADQSAK; encoded by the coding sequence ATGAAATTCAAAAAAACGAAACTCGTTGCTGCAGCATCAGTCCTAACATTATCCGCATTCCTCGCCGCTTGTGGTGGCGAAGACGAGCAACAAACGAAAACAAAAGACGGTAAGACGATCGTCACATGGTGGGGCTGGGCACCGCAACCAGAAGCGGGGAAAACTGTCGTTGATGCTTTCAATAAATCACAAGATAAATACGTCGTTCAATTCAAACGATACAGTGAAGACTACGAAAAACAATTACAGGTCGCGATGCTGTCAGGTAAAGGTCCAGACATCATCGGTCTGAAAGAACCGATGATTCAGCAGTACAAGGATCGCGTCGTACCGGTCGATTCGTACATGGATAAAGCAGCAGGTAAAGGCTGGAAAGATAAGTTCGTCGAGCTTGGAATCGAACAAACAACGATTGACGGCAAACAATATGCAGTTCCAATTGGTTTCACAGGTCAAGCGTACTTGATGTACAACAAGACGATGCTTGATAAATACGGTGTGACACCACCGAAGAACTACAAAGAAACAGTCAGCGCAGTCAAGAAGATTAAAGACTCAGGCGATAAAGTCATCCCACTCATGCTCGGAGCAAAAGATGCATGGATTGACATCGATGTCTACAACGTCCTCAGCCACCAGGTCGCACCAGGTTACATTCAAAAAGTCCTCTCGGGTCAAGCAAAATGGACAGACGACGAAATGGTTAAAACAGCACAAGTCTGGCAAGATCTCTTCAAAGATAAAGTTTTCCAAGAAGGAGCGCTTGGTCTAGCGACATACAATGACGGGATGAACCAATTCTTTGATAAAAAAGCAGCGATGTGGGTCATCGGTTCATGGGAAGCACACTCGATGACAACAGCTGAGAAAAAAGACAAATGGAAAATCAAAGATGAACTCGGATTCGTTCCACTCCCGAACTTAGTAGGTGGAACAGAGCAACCGGTCATCGCATCGATCGATATGGCACTTGGTGTCAATAAAGAGTCGAAACAACAAGAAGGTGCAGCAGAGTTCATCGCCTTCATGAGTCAAGGAAAAGGACAAGAAGTCTACATGGGTGAGTTTGAAATGGCACCTGGTATCAAGGATGTCAAAGTCGATTCAGACGCTGCCTTCACATCTGAAGGCGAAAAAGAATCGTACAAGATGTTAAACGACACATTAGCAAAAGCGGTTGCTAGCCGTGGTATCCGAGATACGAAATTAAACGATATCCTCGGTAAGGAACTTCAAAACATCGCGACAGGACAAGATCCGAAAGAATCATTACAACGCGTTCAAGACGCAGCGGATCAATCAGCGAAATAA
- a CDS encoding galactokinase, whose product MTDQTLEAQFEQRFGSPSTHRFFAPGRINLIGEHTDYNGGHVFPCALTFGTHAIARKRDDQRFRFYSLNFEQDGIIEVALEELAYDAKHGWANYAKGMITVLQEAGYRIDSGCDILIQGDIPNGAGLSSSASLELVIGVLLDRLYGLDIPLLDLVRFGQQVENRYIGVNSGIMDQFAIGMGKAGAGLLLDCETLDYTYAPLDLTGYTIIIMNTNKRRELADSKYNERRAECEAALAYLNQFTSRETLGKWTTSEFTKVAWEDEILMRRARHAISENERTLQALAALEAGELKTFGQLMNASHVSLREDYEVTGIELDTLVEAAWEQPGVLGARMTGAGFGGCAIAIVEDEAVDAFKQAVGEQYEARIGYPATFYTATVGDGAREIEREVI is encoded by the coding sequence ATGACAGACCAGACGTTAGAAGCACAATTTGAACAGCGGTTTGGCTCACCGTCGACGCATCGCTTTTTTGCCCCAGGTCGGATCAATTTAATCGGTGAGCATACGGATTACAATGGCGGTCACGTCTTTCCATGTGCGTTGACGTTCGGTACGCATGCGATCGCGCGAAAACGAGACGATCAACGTTTCCGCTTCTACTCGCTGAATTTTGAGCAGGACGGCATCATCGAAGTCGCACTCGAAGAACTGGCGTATGACGCGAAGCACGGTTGGGCGAACTATGCGAAGGGTATGATTACAGTCTTACAGGAAGCAGGGTACCGAATCGATTCAGGATGTGACATCCTGATTCAAGGTGACATCCCGAACGGAGCCGGTCTTTCGTCATCCGCTTCACTTGAACTCGTCATCGGAGTCTTGCTCGATCGATTGTATGGATTAGACATTCCACTTCTTGATCTCGTTCGGTTTGGTCAACAGGTCGAAAACCGTTATATCGGCGTCAATAGTGGTATCATGGATCAATTTGCGATCGGTATGGGGAAAGCGGGAGCGGGATTGTTGCTCGATTGTGAAACGCTCGACTATACGTATGCTCCACTCGATTTGACGGGATATACGATCATCATCATGAATACGAACAAACGCCGTGAACTGGCAGATTCGAAATATAATGAACGTCGGGCGGAATGTGAGGCAGCACTCGCTTATCTCAATCAGTTCACATCACGGGAAACGCTTGGAAAATGGACGACGTCAGAATTCACGAAAGTCGCATGGGAAGACGAAATCTTGATGCGTCGTGCCCGACACGCGATTTCAGAAAATGAACGAACACTTCAAGCACTAGCGGCACTCGAAGCGGGAGAACTGAAGACGTTCGGTCAGTTGATGAATGCTTCACACGTCTCGTTACGGGAAGATTATGAAGTGACAGGGATTGAACTCGATACACTCGTCGAAGCCGCTTGGGAGCAACCGGGCGTGCTCGGTGCACGGATGACAGGTGCTGGTTTTGGTGGCTGTGCGATTGCGATCGTTGAAGACGAGGCAGTCGACGCGTTCAAACAAGCTGTCGGCGAACAATATGAAGCAAGGATCGGTTACCCAGCGACGTTCTATACAGCGACGGTCGGTGACGGAGCACGTGAAATCGAACGGGAGGTCATCTAA
- a CDS encoding carbohydrate ABC transporter permease: MQTERQELPIKPKAEPLQPVATRPPAPKKKKNMKRNMVGWAFVAPIVLFVVSFIYYGIFYNAYNSFFSWDGISFDKVFVGLDNYAEMFQDPDFYLSLKNTFIFTILTVSIQAGIGLVLAYFLHTPGPLRTAMKSVFFFPVVLSPVVLGAAFSQIYDFQFGYINEFLRAIGLGSLEQNWLGDPDIALYSVIAINIFQWTGSSMVMYYMAMLTIEKEIFEAAKIDGAGFFRTLWSIVFPNLKGTTFTLSILGVIGGLKTFDLVWITTAGGPGSSTEFISTYLFRKSMLQQEVGFSSAVAIILLTIALLITYFQLRVQKKMDN, translated from the coding sequence ATGCAGACAGAGCGACAGGAATTGCCGATTAAACCAAAAGCAGAACCGCTCCAGCCGGTGGCGACACGCCCGCCCGCACCGAAGAAGAAAAAGAACATGAAGCGAAACATGGTCGGATGGGCCTTCGTTGCTCCGATCGTCTTGTTCGTCGTCAGCTTCATCTATTATGGGATTTTCTATAATGCCTATAACTCATTCTTCTCGTGGGACGGGATTTCGTTTGACAAAGTATTCGTCGGACTCGACAACTATGCTGAGATGTTCCAAGATCCGGACTTCTATCTCTCGCTGAAGAACACATTCATCTTCACGATTTTGACCGTTTCGATTCAAGCTGGTATCGGTCTCGTCTTGGCGTACTTCCTGCATACACCGGGACCATTGCGGACGGCGATGAAGTCGGTCTTCTTCTTCCCGGTCGTCTTGAGTCCTGTCGTACTCGGTGCGGCATTCTCACAAATTTATGATTTCCAGTTTGGTTACATCAATGAGTTCCTCCGTGCGATTGGTCTCGGTAGCCTCGAGCAGAACTGGCTTGGTGATCCGGACATCGCGCTTTATTCCGTCATTGCGATCAACATCTTCCAGTGGACGGGTTCTTCGATGGTCATGTACTACATGGCAATGTTGACGATTGAGAAGGAAATCTTCGAAGCAGCAAAAATCGATGGAGCTGGATTCTTCCGGACACTGTGGAGCATCGTCTTCCCGAACTTGAAAGGAACGACGTTCACTCTGTCGATTCTCGGAGTTATCGGTGGTCTGAAGACGTTTGACTTAGTCTGGATCACGACAGCTGGTGGACCAGGATCGTCGACGGAGTTCATTTCGACATACCTATTCCGAAAATCGATGTTGCAACAGGAAGTTGGTTTCTCGAGTGCTGTTGCCATCATCCTACTGACGATCGCCTTGCTGATCACGTACTTCCAATTGCGTGTACAAAAGAAAATGGATAACTAA